Proteins encoded by one window of Azospirillum brasilense:
- a CDS encoding 2-dehydropantoate 2-reductase, translating to MKICIFGSGAIGGYLGVRLHQAGADVSLVARGAHLTAMRENGVKLIVGEEETVVHPRCTDNAAELGPQDYVIIGLKAHSVPSVVDAIQPLLGKDTAVVTAVNGIPYWYFYKNGGEFEGRVLDTVDPGGIQWNGLGPERAIGCVVYPATEVVEPGVIQHIYGDKFSLGEPDGSQSDRVKKLSAAMEAGGLRAPVLDRIRDEIWLKLWGNLCFNPISALTHATLDVICSDPETRAVAKSMMLEAKEIGDRLGVHFRVDVERRINGAGAVGAHKTSMLQDLERGRPMEIDALLSVVQEMGRMVGVATPTIDVVLALVRQRGEIADCYSRPQRASSEAAPAVAAQ from the coding sequence ATGAAGATCTGCATCTTTGGGTCCGGGGCCATCGGCGGGTATCTGGGTGTGCGTCTCCACCAGGCCGGCGCGGATGTCAGCCTCGTGGCGCGCGGCGCCCATCTCACGGCCATGCGTGAGAACGGCGTGAAGCTGATCGTCGGAGAGGAAGAAACGGTCGTCCACCCCCGCTGCACCGACAACGCGGCGGAACTCGGCCCGCAGGACTACGTCATCATCGGTCTGAAGGCCCACTCCGTTCCCAGCGTCGTCGACGCCATCCAGCCGCTGCTCGGCAAGGACACCGCCGTGGTCACCGCGGTCAACGGCATCCCCTACTGGTACTTCTACAAGAACGGCGGAGAGTTCGAAGGCCGCGTGCTCGACACCGTCGATCCGGGCGGCATCCAGTGGAACGGCCTGGGGCCGGAGCGCGCCATCGGCTGCGTCGTCTACCCCGCGACGGAGGTCGTCGAACCCGGCGTCATTCAGCACATCTACGGTGACAAGTTCTCGCTGGGCGAACCGGACGGCAGCCAGTCCGACCGCGTGAAGAAGCTCAGCGCGGCCATGGAGGCCGGCGGCCTGCGCGCCCCAGTGCTCGACCGCATCCGCGACGAGATCTGGCTGAAGCTGTGGGGCAACCTCTGTTTCAACCCGATCAGCGCGCTCACCCACGCCACGCTGGACGTCATCTGCTCCGATCCGGAAACCCGCGCCGTCGCCAAGTCGATGATGCTGGAGGCCAAGGAGATCGGCGACCGTCTGGGCGTGCATTTCCGCGTGGATGTGGAGCGCCGCATCAACGGCGCCGGTGCGGTCGGCGCGCACAAGACCTCGATGCTTCAGGATCTGGAGCGCGGCCGCCCGATGGAAATCGACGCGCTGCTGTCGGTGGTCCAGGAGATGGGCCGCATGGTCGGCGTGGCGACCCCGACCATCGACGTGGTCCTGGCGCTCGTCCGCCAGCGCGGCGAGATCGCCGACTGCTACAGCCGCCCGCAGCGGGCATCGTCCGAGGCCGCACCCGCGGTCGCCGCCCAGTAG
- a CDS encoding CBS domain-containing protein, producing MRVEDILRRKGTRIGTVRINETVETALRLLKAENTGALVVKDVCRTEGNTVVGVISERDIVRSLTDRGPGILSLPVTAVMSHHPVCCTPGDSVRRVLQLMDEHTIRHIPVLDGASLVGVVSVRDLIKAQLDAAPPDAEPGEVVSYPVAAAQ from the coding sequence ATGAGGGTTGAAGACATTCTCCGCCGGAAGGGGACGCGCATCGGCACGGTGCGCATCAACGAAACCGTGGAAACGGCGTTGCGTCTTCTGAAGGCCGAAAACACCGGCGCGCTGGTGGTCAAGGACGTCTGCCGGACCGAGGGCAACACGGTCGTCGGGGTGATCTCCGAACGCGACATCGTGCGCAGCCTGACCGACCGCGGGCCGGGCATCCTGTCCCTGCCGGTCACGGCGGTGATGAGCCACCATCCCGTCTGCTGCACGCCCGGCGATTCCGTCCGCCGCGTGCTCCAGCTGATGGACGAGCATACCATTCGTCACATCCCCGTTCTGGACGGCGCCTCGCTCGTCGGCGTGGTCAGCGTGCGCGATCTCATTAAGGCGCAACTCGACGCCGCCCCGCCGGACGCCGAGCCGGGCGAAGTCGTCAGCTATCCCGTCGCCGCGGCCCAGTGA
- a CDS encoding Re/Si-specific NAD(P)(+) transhydrogenase subunit alpha: protein MKIAIPRERRAGENRVAASPETVKKIKGLGLDVVVEAGAGLGSNLPDRVYQDAGAEIAPDAASALADADIVLKVQRPLLAGEGDLDELALIKRGALLFAILNPYNSRDHVAAYAAAGVNAFAMEFMPRITRAQVMDVLSSQANLAGYKAVVDAASEYGRAYPMMMTAAGTVPPARAFIMGVGVAGLQAIATAKRLGAIVSATDVRPAVKEQVQSLGGSFVAVENEEFKQAETAGGYAKEMSDDYKRQQAALVAEHIKKQDIVITTALIPGRKAPILVTREHVASMKPGSVIIDLAVEQGGNVEGSELGKVVTTENGVKIVGHANYPSRIAESASLLYAKNLLALLQSLHDKEKGIALNWDDEIVKAIALTRDGQVVHPAFADAVREVQTV from the coding sequence ATGAAAATCGCCATACCCAGGGAGCGGCGCGCGGGCGAGAATCGCGTCGCGGCGTCTCCGGAAACCGTCAAGAAGATCAAGGGTCTCGGTCTCGACGTCGTGGTCGAGGCCGGCGCCGGTCTGGGCTCGAACCTGCCGGACCGGGTGTACCAGGACGCCGGCGCGGAGATCGCGCCGGATGCCGCGTCGGCGCTGGCCGACGCCGACATCGTGCTGAAGGTGCAGCGCCCGCTGCTGGCCGGGGAAGGGGACCTCGACGAGCTGGCGCTGATCAAGCGCGGTGCGCTGCTGTTCGCCATCCTCAACCCCTACAACAGCCGCGACCATGTGGCGGCCTACGCCGCGGCCGGAGTGAACGCCTTCGCCATGGAGTTCATGCCGCGCATCACCCGCGCCCAGGTCATGGACGTGCTGTCCTCCCAGGCCAACCTCGCCGGCTACAAGGCGGTGGTCGACGCCGCCAGCGAGTATGGCCGGGCCTACCCGATGATGATGACCGCGGCGGGCACCGTGCCGCCGGCGCGTGCCTTCATCATGGGCGTCGGCGTCGCTGGTCTGCAGGCGATCGCCACGGCCAAGCGGCTGGGCGCCATCGTCTCGGCCACCGACGTGCGCCCGGCGGTCAAGGAGCAGGTGCAGTCGCTGGGCGGCAGCTTCGTCGCGGTGGAGAACGAGGAGTTCAAGCAGGCCGAGACGGCGGGCGGCTACGCCAAGGAGATGTCCGACGACTACAAGCGCCAGCAGGCGGCGCTGGTGGCCGAGCACATCAAGAAGCAGGACATCGTCATCACCACGGCGCTGATCCCCGGGCGCAAGGCGCCGATCCTGGTGACGCGCGAGCATGTCGCGTCGATGAAGCCGGGCTCGGTGATCATCGATCTGGCGGTGGAGCAGGGCGGCAACGTTGAGGGCTCGGAACTGGGCAAGGTCGTCACCACGGAGAACGGGGTGAAGATCGTCGGCCACGCCAACTACCCCAGCCGCATCGCCGAGAGCGCCTCGCTCTTGTACGCCAAGAACCTCCTCGCTCTGCTGCAGTCGCTGCACGACAAGGAAAAGGGCATCGCCCTCAACTGGGACGACGAGATCGTGAAGGCCATCGCGCTTACCCGCGATGGGCAGGTCGTCCATCCCGCCTTCGCGGACGCGGTCCGCGAAGTCCAGACCGTCTGA
- a CDS encoding NAD(P) transhydrogenase subunit alpha: MEAFRHSLLTLTNQTAELQVQVAQMTHAMPIPAPVLEAASHGNFFITGLTVFVLACFVGYYVVWRVTPALHSPLMAVTNAVSSVIIVGALIAAGPAGFGFSKIMGFLAVILASVNIFGGFLVTQRMLSMFKKKGK; encoded by the coding sequence ATTGAGGCCTTCCGCCACTCGCTCCTCACCCTGACCAACCAGACGGCGGAGCTTCAGGTCCAGGTCGCCCAAATGACCCACGCGATGCCGATCCCGGCGCCCGTCCTGGAAGCGGCGAGCCACGGCAACTTCTTCATCACCGGACTGACGGTGTTCGTGCTGGCCTGCTTCGTCGGCTACTACGTGGTGTGGCGGGTGACGCCGGCGCTGCACTCGCCGCTGATGGCGGTGACCAACGCGGTGTCCTCGGTGATCATCGTCGGCGCCCTGATCGCCGCCGGCCCGGCCGGCTTCGGCTTCTCCAAGATCATGGGCTTCCTCGCGGTCATCCTGGCCAGCGTCAACATCTTCGGCGGCTTCCTGGTCACCCAGCGCATGCTGTCGATGTTCAAGAAGAAGGGCAAGTAA
- a CDS encoding NAD(P)(+) transhydrogenase (Re/Si-specific) subunit beta: METLSALLYLVASVCFIMALRGLSSPETSRQGNFFGMAGMTIAVLTTLALPIVQSYWMIVLGIAIGGGIGYVIAKKIEMTALPQLVAAFHSLVGLAAVFVALSAFYSPEAYGIGVPGAIAKGSLVEMALGTAIGAITFTGSIVAFAKLQGLVTGKPLVFPFQHHLNAGLGILTILLIVWLVQSNADAPMWLIVAVSLALGLLLILPIGGADMPVVISMLNSYSGWAAAGIGFTLQNNLLIVTGALVGSSGAILSYIMCKGMNRSIFNVILGGFGGDSGAASAAAGGGERGTVKAGSPEDAAYIMKNAQSVIIVPGYGMAVAQAQHALREMADLLKKEGVEVKYAIHPVAGRMPGHMNVLLAEANVPYDEVFELEDINRDFSTADVAFVIGANDVTNPAAKTDPQSPIYGMPILDVEKAKTVFFIKRGMAAGYAGVENELFFRPNTMMLFGDAKKVTEEVVKATE; this comes from the coding sequence ATGGAAACCCTGTCCGCCCTTCTCTATCTGGTCGCCTCGGTCTGCTTCATCATGGCCCTGCGCGGCCTGTCCAGCCCGGAGACCTCCCGCCAGGGCAACTTCTTCGGCATGGCCGGCATGACCATCGCCGTGCTGACCACGCTGGCCCTGCCCATCGTCCAGTCCTACTGGATGATCGTGCTCGGCATCGCCATCGGCGGCGGCATCGGCTACGTCATCGCCAAGAAGATCGAGATGACCGCCCTGCCGCAGCTCGTCGCCGCCTTCCACTCGCTGGTCGGTCTGGCCGCGGTGTTCGTGGCGCTGTCGGCCTTCTACTCGCCCGAGGCCTACGGCATCGGCGTGCCCGGCGCCATCGCCAAGGGCTCGCTGGTCGAGATGGCGCTGGGCACCGCCATCGGCGCCATCACCTTCACCGGCTCGATCGTCGCCTTTGCCAAGCTGCAGGGTCTGGTCACCGGCAAGCCGCTGGTCTTCCCCTTCCAGCACCACCTCAACGCCGGCCTCGGCATCCTCACCATCCTCCTCATCGTCTGGCTGGTGCAGAGCAACGCCGATGCCCCGATGTGGCTGATCGTCGCCGTGTCGCTGGCGCTCGGCCTGCTGCTGATCCTGCCGATCGGCGGCGCCGACATGCCGGTGGTGATCTCGATGCTGAACAGCTACTCGGGCTGGGCGGCGGCGGGCATCGGCTTCACGCTGCAGAACAACCTGCTGATCGTCACGGGCGCGCTGGTCGGCTCGTCGGGCGCGATCCTGTCCTACATCATGTGCAAGGGCATGAACCGCTCGATCTTCAACGTCATCCTGGGCGGCTTCGGCGGCGACAGCGGGGCGGCGTCGGCGGCGGCCGGCGGCGGTGAGCGCGGCACGGTCAAGGCCGGCTCGCCGGAGGACGCGGCCTACATCATGAAGAACGCCCAGTCGGTGATCATCGTCCCCGGCTACGGCATGGCGGTGGCCCAGGCCCAGCACGCGCTGCGCGAGATGGCCGACCTGCTGAAGAAGGAAGGCGTCGAGGTCAAGTACGCCATCCACCCGGTGGCGGGACGCATGCCCGGGCACATGAACGTGCTGCTGGCCGAGGCCAACGTGCCCTACGACGAGGTGTTCGAGCTAGAGGACATCAACCGCGACTTCAGCACCGCGGACGTGGCCTTCGTGATCGGCGCCAACGACGTGACCAACCCGGCGGCCAAGACCGATCCGCAGTCGCCGATCTACGGCATGCCGATCCTCGACGTGGAGAAGGCCAAGACGGTGTTCTTCATCAAGCGCGGCATGGCCGCCGGCTACGCCGGCGTCGAGAACGAGCTGTTCTTCCGCCCCAACACCATGATGCTGTTCGGTGACGCCAAGAAGGTCACCGAAGAGGTCGTGAAGGCCACCGAGTAA
- a CDS encoding CBS domain-containing protein: MKAADIMTRQVVTIGPDATVTEAAKRMLENRISGLPVCDSNGRLLGVISEGDLLRRTETGTVRRASWWLAMFAGAPNQAADYTKSHGRHVRDAMTESLISVTEETPLDEVVRLMEGNRIKRVPVLNNGKLVGIVSRANLLHVLASIAPDVSPAAADDRVVRDRLLETLRAQPWAPEISENIVVRNGVVHLWGSVRTEAQRDAIRVAAENTPGVTRVENHLIIVDHVAEGAVGF, from the coding sequence ATGAAAGCTGCGGACATCATGACCCGTCAGGTGGTCACCATCGGTCCCGACGCCACGGTGACCGAAGCCGCGAAGCGCATGCTGGAGAACCGGATCAGCGGCCTGCCCGTCTGCGATTCGAACGGGCGCCTGCTCGGCGTCATCAGCGAAGGCGACCTGTTGCGCCGGACAGAGACCGGCACGGTCCGCCGGGCCTCCTGGTGGCTCGCCATGTTCGCTGGCGCGCCGAACCAGGCCGCCGACTACACCAAGTCCCACGGCCGCCATGTGCGCGACGCGATGACGGAGTCGCTGATCTCCGTCACGGAGGAGACCCCGCTCGACGAGGTGGTCCGCCTGATGGAGGGCAACCGCATCAAGCGCGTTCCGGTGCTGAACAACGGCAAGCTGGTCGGCATCGTCAGCCGCGCCAACCTGCTGCACGTCCTCGCCAGCATCGCGCCGGACGTCTCCCCGGCCGCCGCGGACGACCGCGTCGTGCGCGACCGGCTTCTGGAAACCCTGCGGGCGCAGCCCTGGGCACCGGAGATCAGCGAAAACATCGTGGTGCGCAACGGCGTCGTGCATCTCTGGGGCAGCGTCCGCACCGAGGCGCAGCGTGACGCCATTCGCGTCGCCGCGGAGAATACGCCCGGCGTCACCCGCGTGGAAAATCACCTGATCATCGTGGATCATGTCGCCGAAGGCGCGGTCGGCTTCTGA
- a CDS encoding GntR family transcriptional regulator → MQMMSFSVAPLDQGMSFKAKAYQALRQAITQMDIYGGPSEIRLDERQLCEALGVSRTPVREAMALLEQEGFIRSMPRRGIFVVRKTKAEIIEMITVCAALEGMAARLFVERADERGMADLHATFDRFAEGELADHVLEYSDANVAFHQSIIQASGCTLIADLTDRFFIHMRAIRRVTMRRGGRAETSIVEHRDIIDALTRRDADLAERRVREHTLGLARHVEQHCDFLD, encoded by the coding sequence ATGCAGATGATGAGTTTCTCGGTCGCACCCCTGGATCAGGGGATGAGCTTCAAGGCCAAGGCCTACCAGGCGCTGCGCCAGGCCATCACCCAGATGGACATCTACGGCGGGCCGAGCGAGATCCGCCTCGACGAGCGTCAGCTCTGCGAGGCGCTGGGCGTCAGCCGCACCCCGGTGCGCGAGGCCATGGCGCTCCTGGAGCAGGAGGGCTTCATCCGCTCCATGCCCCGGCGCGGCATCTTCGTCGTGCGCAAGACCAAGGCGGAGATCATCGAGATGATCACCGTCTGCGCCGCGCTCGAAGGCATGGCCGCCCGCCTCTTCGTCGAGCGCGCCGACGAGCGCGGCATGGCCGACCTGCACGCCACCTTCGACCGCTTCGCCGAAGGCGAGCTGGCCGACCACGTGCTGGAGTATTCCGACGCCAACGTCGCCTTCCACCAGTCGATCATCCAGGCCTCGGGCTGCACGCTCATCGCCGACCTGACCGACCGCTTCTTCATCCACATGCGGGCCATCCGCCGCGTCACCATGCGCCGCGGCGGCCGGGCCGAGACGTCCATCGTCGAGCACCGCGACATCATCGACGCCCTGACCCGGCGCGACGCCGACCTCGCCGAGCGGCGGGTGCGCGAGCACACGCTGGGGCTGGCCCGCCATGTCGAACAGCACTGCGATTTTCTCGATTGA
- the oxc gene encoding oxalyl-CoA decarboxylase — translation MSAVTVLNNQATAATDAEPALTDGFQLVIDALKLNGIENLYVVPGIPISDLLRMAQGEGLRVISFRHEQNAGNAAAIAGFLTKKPGVCMTVSAPGFLNGLTALANATTNCFPMILISGSSEREIVDLQQGDYEEMDQLAIAKPLCKAAFRVLHAQDIGIAVARAIRAAVSGRPGGVYLDLPAKLFSQVMDAAEGARSLVKVVDAAPAQLPSPDSVARALEVLKGAKRPLIILGKGAAYAQADEAVRELVEKSGIPFLPMSMAKGLLPDTHPQSAGAARSMVLKDADVVVLVGARLNWLLSHGKGKTWGEPGSKTFIQIDIEPREMDSNVAIVAPLVGDIGSCVSALTAGMAKGWTPPPAEWTGAVAARKEANIAKMAPKLMSNASPMNFHGALGALRRVVQERPDALLVNEGANTLDLARGIIDMHQPRKRLDVGTWGVMGIGMGFAVAAAVESGKPVLAVEGDSAFGFSGMEVETICRYKLPVCIVVFNNNGIYKGTDVNPTGGSDPSPMVFVPDSRYDKMMEAFGGEGVNVTTPDELYRAVSAAMDSGKPTLINAVIDPNAGSESGNIGSLNPTSAVRKGPKT, via the coding sequence ATGTCAGCCGTCACAGTCCTCAACAACCAAGCCACGGCCGCCACCGATGCGGAACCGGCGCTGACGGATGGTTTCCAGCTCGTCATCGATGCCCTCAAGCTCAACGGCATCGAGAACCTCTACGTCGTGCCGGGCATCCCGATTTCCGACCTGCTGCGCATGGCCCAGGGCGAGGGGCTGCGGGTCATCTCCTTCCGCCACGAGCAGAACGCCGGCAACGCCGCCGCCATCGCCGGCTTCCTGACCAAGAAGCCGGGCGTGTGCATGACCGTCTCGGCGCCGGGCTTCCTCAACGGCCTGACCGCGCTGGCCAACGCCACCACCAACTGCTTCCCGATGATCCTGATCTCCGGCTCGTCGGAGCGCGAGATCGTCGACCTCCAGCAGGGCGACTACGAGGAGATGGACCAGCTGGCCATCGCCAAGCCGCTGTGCAAGGCGGCCTTCCGCGTGCTGCACGCCCAGGACATCGGCATCGCCGTGGCCCGCGCGATCCGCGCCGCGGTGTCGGGCCGGCCGGGCGGCGTCTACCTCGACCTGCCGGCCAAGCTGTTCTCGCAGGTGATGGACGCCGCCGAGGGCGCGCGCTCGCTGGTCAAGGTGGTCGACGCCGCGCCGGCGCAGCTGCCCTCGCCGGACTCGGTGGCGCGCGCGCTTGAGGTGCTGAAGGGCGCCAAGCGGCCGCTGATCATCCTCGGCAAGGGCGCCGCCTACGCCCAGGCCGACGAGGCGGTGCGCGAGCTGGTCGAGAAGAGCGGCATCCCGTTCCTGCCGATGAGCATGGCCAAGGGTCTGCTGCCCGACACCCACCCGCAGTCGGCGGGGGCGGCGCGCTCGATGGTTCTGAAGGACGCCGACGTGGTGGTCCTGGTGGGGGCGCGTCTGAACTGGCTCTTGTCGCACGGCAAGGGCAAGACCTGGGGCGAGCCGGGGTCGAAGACCTTCATCCAGATCGACATCGAGCCGCGCGAGATGGACAGCAACGTGGCGATCGTGGCGCCGCTGGTCGGCGACATCGGGTCGTGCGTGTCGGCGCTGACCGCCGGGATGGCCAAGGGTTGGACGCCGCCGCCGGCGGAATGGACGGGGGCCGTGGCGGCGCGCAAGGAGGCGAACATCGCCAAGATGGCGCCCAAGCTGATGAGCAACGCCTCGCCGATGAACTTCCACGGGGCGCTGGGCGCGCTGCGCCGGGTGGTGCAGGAGCGGCCGGACGCGCTGCTGGTGAACGAGGGTGCGAACACGCTGGACCTGGCGCGCGGGATCATCGACATGCACCAGCCGCGCAAGCGCCTGGACGTCGGGACCTGGGGCGTGATGGGCATCGGCATGGGCTTCGCGGTGGCCGCGGCTGTGGAGTCGGGCAAGCCGGTGCTGGCGGTTGAGGGCGACAGCGCCTTCGGCTTCTCGGGCATGGAGGTGGAGACGATCTGCCGGTACAAGCTGCCGGTGTGCATCGTGGTGTTCAACAACAACGGCATCTACAAGGGGACGGACGTGAACCCGACGGGCGGGTCGGACCCGTCGCCGATGGTCTTCGTACCGGACTCGCGCTACGACAAGATGATGGAGGCCTTCGGCGGCGAGGGCGTCAATGTGACGACGCCGGACGAGCTGTACCGGGCGGTCAGCGCGGCGATGGACAGCGGAAAGCCGACGCTGATCAACGCGGTGATCGACCCCAACGCCGGGTCGGAGAGCGGCAACATCGGCAGCCTCAACCCCACCAGCGCCGTCCGCAAGGGGCCCAAGACGTAA
- the frc gene encoding formyl-CoA transferase has product MGKALEGVRVLDFTHVQSGPTCTQLLAWFGADVIKVERPGEGDITRGQLRDVPEADSLYFTMLNHNKRSITLDTKNPDGKRVLEDLVRICDVMVENFAPGVLDRMGLTWERIQELNPRIIVASVKGFGPGPYEDCKVYENVAQCAGGSASTTGFDDGPPMVTGAQIGDSGTGLHLALGIVTALYQRTQTGRGQKVLAAMQDAVLNLCRVKLRDQQRLERGPLKEYPQYPNGEFGDTVPRAGNASGGGQPGWILKCKGWETDPNAYIYFITQAPVWAKICDVIGKPEWVTDPDYATPAARLPRLKDIFATVEEWTMTKTKFEVMEILNKYDIPCGPILSMKELAEDQSLRETGTIVEVDHPTRGKYLTVGNPIKLSDSPTEVTRSPLLGEHTDEILREVLGFDERRISEVRDSGALGLVVPRMAAE; this is encoded by the coding sequence ATGGGAAAAGCTCTTGAAGGCGTGCGGGTTCTGGACTTTACCCATGTTCAGTCGGGTCCGACCTGCACGCAGCTTCTGGCGTGGTTCGGCGCCGACGTGATCAAGGTCGAGCGTCCGGGCGAGGGCGACATCACGCGCGGCCAGCTCCGCGACGTGCCCGAGGCCGACAGCCTCTATTTCACCATGCTGAACCACAACAAGCGGTCCATCACGCTGGACACCAAGAACCCGGACGGCAAGCGCGTCCTGGAGGATCTGGTGCGCATCTGCGACGTGATGGTCGAGAATTTCGCCCCCGGCGTGCTCGACCGCATGGGCCTCACCTGGGAGCGCATCCAGGAGCTGAACCCCCGAATCATCGTCGCCTCGGTCAAGGGCTTCGGCCCCGGTCCCTACGAGGACTGCAAGGTCTATGAGAACGTCGCGCAGTGCGCCGGCGGCTCGGCCTCGACGACCGGTTTCGACGACGGCCCGCCGATGGTCACCGGCGCCCAGATCGGCGACAGCGGCACCGGCCTGCATCTGGCGCTGGGCATCGTCACGGCGCTCTACCAGCGCACCCAGACCGGGCGCGGCCAGAAGGTGCTGGCGGCCATGCAGGACGCCGTGCTGAACCTCTGCCGCGTCAAGCTGCGCGACCAGCAGCGGCTGGAGCGCGGCCCGCTGAAAGAGTACCCGCAGTACCCGAACGGCGAGTTCGGTGACACCGTGCCGCGCGCCGGCAACGCCTCGGGCGGCGGCCAGCCGGGCTGGATCCTGAAGTGCAAGGGCTGGGAGACCGATCCCAACGCCTACATCTACTTCATCACCCAGGCGCCGGTGTGGGCGAAGATCTGCGACGTCATCGGCAAGCCGGAATGGGTCACCGATCCCGACTACGCGACGCCCGCCGCGCGCCTGCCGCGCCTGAAGGACATCTTCGCGACCGTCGAGGAATGGACCATGACCAAGACGAAGTTCGAGGTCATGGAGATCCTGAACAAGTACGACATCCCCTGCGGCCCCATCCTGTCGATGAAGGAGCTGGCGGAGGACCAGTCGCTGCGCGAGACCGGCACCATCGTCGAGGTCGATCACCCGACGCGCGGCAAGTACCTGACGGTCGGCAACCCGATCAAGCTGTCGGACAGCCCGACCGAGGTCACGCGGTCGCCGCTGCTGGGTGAGCACACCGACGAGATCCTGCGCGAGGTGCTCGGCTTCGACGAGCGGCGCATTTCCGAGGTTCGCGACAGCGGCGCTCTGGGGCTGGTCGTTCCCCGCATGGCCGCCGAGTAA
- the sucC gene encoding ADP-forming succinate--CoA ligase subunit beta: protein MNIHEYQAKGLLKTYGVAVPRGGVAFSPEEAEAVARELGGPVWVVKSQIHAGGRGAGRFKDNPEGKGGVRVVKSVEEVGKNAGEMLNHVLVTKQTGPDGREVKRLYVEEGADIKRELYLGMLVDRATGRVTIMASTEGGMEIEEVAHNTPEKIVKVAVDPATGIQGYHTRKVAFALGLEGKQVGAAGKFLTAMYRAFTELDCAIVEINPLIVTGSGDILALDAKMAFDDNALFRHKNVAELRDVAEEDPAEVEAAKHDLNYVKLDGNIGCMVNGAGLAMGTMDIIKLYGGEPANFLDVGGGATKERVTAAFKLILSDPNVSGILVNIFGGIMRCDVIAEGVVTAARDVKLHVPLVVRLEGTNVELGKKILAESGLPILSADNLADAAEKVVKAVKEAA from the coding sequence ATGAACATCCATGAGTATCAGGCCAAGGGCCTGCTGAAGACGTACGGCGTCGCGGTGCCCCGCGGCGGCGTCGCGTTCTCTCCCGAGGAGGCCGAGGCCGTTGCCCGCGAGCTGGGCGGCCCGGTGTGGGTCGTGAAGTCGCAGATCCACGCGGGCGGCCGCGGCGCCGGCCGGTTCAAGGACAACCCCGAGGGCAAGGGCGGCGTCCGCGTCGTCAAGTCCGTCGAGGAGGTCGGCAAGAACGCCGGCGAGATGCTGAACCACGTGCTGGTCACCAAGCAGACCGGTCCGGACGGCCGCGAGGTCAAGCGCCTCTACGTCGAGGAAGGCGCCGACATCAAGCGCGAGCTGTATCTCGGCATGCTCGTCGACCGCGCCACCGGCCGCGTCACCATCATGGCGTCCACCGAAGGCGGCATGGAGATCGAGGAGGTCGCCCACAACACGCCGGAGAAGATCGTCAAGGTCGCCGTCGACCCGGCCACCGGCATCCAGGGCTACCACACCCGCAAGGTCGCCTTCGCCCTCGGCCTCGAAGGCAAGCAGGTCGGGGCGGCGGGGAAGTTCCTGACCGCCATGTACCGCGCCTTCACCGAGCTGGACTGCGCGATCGTCGAGATCAACCCGCTGATCGTCACCGGCTCGGGTGACATCCTGGCGCTCGACGCCAAGATGGCCTTCGACGACAACGCCCTGTTCCGCCACAAGAACGTGGCCGAGCTGCGCGACGTCGCCGAGGAGGACCCGGCCGAGGTCGAGGCCGCCAAGCACGACCTGAACTACGTCAAGCTCGACGGCAACATCGGCTGCATGGTCAACGGCGCCGGCTTGGCGATGGGCACCATGGACATCATCAAGCTGTACGGCGGTGAGCCGGCCAACTTCCTCGACGTCGGCGGCGGCGCCACCAAGGAGCGCGTCACCGCGGCCTTCAAGCTGATCCTCTCCGATCCCAATGTGAGCGGAATCCTGGTCAACATCTTCGGCGGCATCATGCGCTGCGACGTCATCGCCGAAGGCGTCGTCACGGCGGCCCGCGACGTGAAGCTGCATGTGCCTCTGGTCGTCCGTCTGGAAGGCACGAACGTCGAGCTGGGCAAGAAGATCCTTGCCGAGTCCGGATTGCCGATCCTGTCGGCCGACAACCTCGCCGACGCCGCCGAGAAGGTGGTCAAGGCCGTGAAGGAGGCCGCGTAA